The following are encoded in a window of Rosa chinensis cultivar Old Blush chromosome 4, RchiOBHm-V2, whole genome shotgun sequence genomic DNA:
- the LOC112198388 gene encoding probable jasmonic acid carboxyl methyltransferase 2 → MKFIKSQPRTTPAEPSYIDRSPDRVGEMEVTQILHMNNGDDETSYAKNSTVQRKTLSIAKPIIEEAVLELLGSNIMAIESMGIADLGCSSGPNTLLLISQIMDAIHAIPSKVTELRVFLNDLFSNDFNSIFMSLPSFYQKLKQDYDNSRDPDQHVINPLISAVPGSFYGPLFPRKSVHFVHSSFSLHWLSQVPDGLNNKGNIYISKSSPQCVLDAYSMQFQKDFSVFLRFRAQEIAEGGRMVLSFMGRPSTDPTADQGTFYQFELLAHALMDTVSKGLIKEEMVNSFNMPYYTSCAEELNLVLQKEGSFIKDRLEAFEVNWDTGGADLDHNMPNGAFDHDQTITSSGQRVANSIRVVAESMLESHFGKEIMDEVFKKYTELVSKHLSNSTTRPKYTVLVTSLIRKI, encoded by the exons ATGAAGTTTATAAAATCTCAACCTCGAACCACTCCTGCAGAGCCTAGTTACATCGATCGATCGCCTGACAGAGTTGGAGAGATGGAGGTGACGCAAATACTTCACATGAACAACGGAGATGACGAGACTAGCTATGCCAAAAACTCTACAGTTCAG AGAAAAACATTATCCATAGCCAAGCCGATCATTGAGGAAGCAGTGCTAGAACTCTTGGGATCCAATATCATGGCAATAGAGAGCATGGGAATAGCAGATTTGGGTTGCTCATCCGGACCCAACACCTTACTACTCATCTCGCAGATCATGGATGCCATACATGCTATACCTAGCAAAGTTACAGAGCTTAGAGTGTTTCTAAATGACCTCTTTAGCAACGACTTCAACTCCATCTTCATGTCACTCCCATCATTCTACCAAAAACTGAAACAAGACTATGATAATAGTCGTGATCCCGATCAGCATGTCATAAATCCGTTGATTTCTGCTGTGCCCGGTTCGTTTTACGGTCCATTGTTTCCCAGAAAGAGCGTGCACTTTGTTCATTCTTCTTTTAGTCTTCACTGGCTCTCTCAGGTGCCCGATGGCCTAAACAACAAAGGAAATATATACATTTCTAAGAGCAGCCCGCAGTGCGTATTAGACGCATACTCCATGCAGTTTCAGAAAGACTTTTCCGTTTTTCTGAGGTTTAGGGCACAAGAAATAGCCGAGGGAGGACGAATGGTGTTGTCCTTCATGGGCAGGCCATCCACTGACCCAACAGCTGATCAGGGCACTTTCTACCAGTTCGAGCTCTTAGCCCACGCATTAATGGACACGGTGTCCAAG GGTCTTATAAAAGAGGAAATGGTTAATTCCTTCAACATGCCCTACTATACTTCATGTGCAGAGGAATTGAATTTGGTGTTACAAAAAGAAGGGTCTTTCATCAAGGACCGCCTTGAAGCATTCGAAGTGAATTGGGATACTGGTGGTGCTGATCTCGATCACAACATGCCTAACGGTGCATTTGACCATGATCAAACAATAACAAGCAGTGGGCAGCGAGTGGCCAATAGCATAAGAGTCGTGGCCGAGTCAATGCTCGAATCTCATTTTGGAAAAGAGATAATGGATGAGGTGTTTAAGAAATATACAGAGCTCGTTAGCAAGCACTTATCAAATAGTACTACTAGACCGAAGTATACAGTTTTGGTCACCTCACTCATTCGAAAGATTTga